The genomic interval ATGTGCCAGGCCTTCAGGTCGAAGGTGTCGCCGTGGCGCCGGCGGGCGTTCTCGCGGCCCAACAGCCAGGCCCGCTCGCCGAGTTTGTAGCCGATGGCCTGGCCCGGGATCGTGAGGTAGCGGGTCAGTTCGCTCTCCACGAAGTCCGCCGGGCGGCTGCTGTGCGCGCCGAAGAACTCCTGGGCCAGCTCCGGCGTCCACCGCTCACCGGGGTGGAACGGCGAGTCCGCAGGAATCTCCATCTCCAGGTGCATGCCGATGTCGACGATGACCCGGGTGGCCCGCATCATCTGCGCGTCGAGGTAGCCGAGCCGCTGCTCCGCGTCCTCCAGGAAGCCCAGCTCGTCCATCAGCCGCTCCGCGTACAGCGCCCAGCCCTCGGCGTTGGCGCTGACCCCGCCGATGGTGGCCTGGTAGCGGGAGAGGTTCCCGGCGACGTGCGCCCACTGCGCGAGCTGGAGGTGATGACCGGGGACGCCCTCGTGGTACCAGGTCGAGACGAGGTCGTAGACCGGGAAGCGGGTCTGGCCCATCGTCGGCAACCAGGTCTGGCCCGGACGCGAGAAGTCCTCCGACGGCGGCGTGTAGTACGGCGCCGCCGCGCTGCCCGGAGGCGCGATGCAGGACTCCACCTTCCGTACCCGCTCGGCGAGTTCGAAGTGCGTGCCGTCCAGTTCCTCGATCGCCTTGTCCATCAGGCCCTGGAGCCAGACGCGCACCTCGTCGACGCCGTCGATGTGCCGGCCGTGCTCGTCGAGGTGCCCGAGAGCCACCCACGGCGTCTCGGCGCCGGGCAGGATCTTCTCGGCCTCCCGCTTCATCTCGGCGAGCAGGCGGTGGTACTCGGACCAGCCGTACGCGTACGCCTCGTCGAGATCGAGGTCCGTACCGTTGAAGTAGCGCGACCACCGCGCGTACCGTTCCCGGCCCACCGTGTTCGGCGCACCTTCGACGGCCGGCGCGTACACGTCGCGCATCCAGTTCCGCAGCTCCACCAGGGCCGCGGTCGCCGCACGCGCGGCCTCGTCCAGCTCGGCGCGCAGGGAGTCGGGGCCCGCCGAGGCGAAGTCCTCGAACCAGCCGCGCCCCTGGCCGTCCGTGTCCGACCACTCGGTGAGCTGGCCGACGAAGGTGTCGGTCGGGCGCGGACCGGCGAACAGCTTGCGGTCCAGGCCCAGTTGGAGGGACTCGCGGTAGCCGGCCAGCGCGGTGGGCACCGCGCGCAGGCGCTCGGCGATCGCCGCCCAGTCCTCGTCGGTCTCGGTCGGCGTCACCGTGAACACCTCGCGCACCGAGTGCGCGGGCGTGGCCATGTTGCCGACAGCGCGCAGGCTCTCCTCGGCCTCGTGCACGGCGAGTTCGGCGCTGAGCCGCTCGCGCAGCAGGCGCGCGCAACGGCGCTCGCTGTCACTGTCCGCGCCGGGCCGGCGCTCTGCCTCGTCGAGCTTCGCGAGGGTCGCCCGCCGAAGCTCCGCGAGTCGTTCCTGACCTGCGGGGGAAAGATCGGGCAGGCGGCTCGAACTCTCCTTCACGCCGAGATACGTACCGGTGACCGGGTCGAGGGCGATGAGGTCGTCGACGTAGGCGTCGGCGACCTGCCGGGGCAGCGGAGTGTTGGTCTGCGACATGAGGACCATCCTCATACGCGGAACTCGGAACCGTCACCCCGATTCAGCTGTGGGCGTGGCAAGCGGCAGCAAAGGCCCGCAGTCCCACTGCTGGAAGATCAACCGGGTCTCCACCCGCGCCACCTCGCGCTGTGACGTGAACTCGTCCAGAACCAGCCGTTGCAGGTCAGCCATGTCCGCCACGGCCACATGGACGACATAGTCGTCGGGACCGGTCAGATGGAACACGGTCCGCGACTCCGGCAACGCCCGGATCCGCTCCACGAACGGCCCCACCAGCTCCCGCCGATGCGGCCGTACCTGCACCGACAGCAACGCCTCCAGCCCGCGCCCCAACTTGGCCGGATCGAGCCGCAGTTGATGCCCGAGGATCACCCCGGCCCGGCGCAACCGCGCCACCCGGTCCAGACACGTCGACGGCGCGACCCCCACCTGCGCCGCGAGCTCGCGATACGTCGCCCGGGCGTCGTTCTGCAGCAACCGCAGCAGATGGAGATCCACCGGATCGAGTACGACAGATTCGGCCATTCATCGAACGTAGCACGGACTTTTGGCTACCCATCCCGTCCGATGTTCACCCTTACCTCCATGGACACAAACAGCCCGCACCCCTCCCCGGCCCCCCGAGCCCTGGCCACCGAAGCCGTGCACGCCGGCCGCGACGACCTCGCCCGGCAGGGCCTGCACGCCCCGCCGATCGACCTCTCGACCACCTACCCGTCGTACGACAGCCGTGGCGAGGCCGCCCGCGTCGACGCCTTCGCCGCCACGGGCGCCGAACCGGACGGCCCGCCCGTCTACGGCCGTGTCGGCAACCCGACCGTCGCCCGCTTCGAGACAGCCCTCGCCCGCCTCGAAGGCACCGAGAGCGCGGTGGCGTTCGCCAGCGGCATGGCGGCCCTGACCGCGGTTCTGCTGGCGCGGGCCGCGGCGGGGCTGCGGCATGTGGTGGCGGTACGACCCCTCTACGGCAGCAGCGATCACCTGCTCACCGCCGGGCTGCTCGGCTCCGAGGTCACCTGGACCGACCCGGACGGGATCGCCGACGCGCTGCGCTCCGACACCGGTGTGGTCATCGTGGAGTCCCCGGCCAACCCGACCCTGGTCGAACTCGACCTCAGCGCCGTAGCCCAGTCCTGCGGCTCGGTCCCGCTCCTCGTGGACAACACCTTCGCCACCCCGGTCCTGCAACGCCCCGCCGAACACGGCGCGCGCATCGTCCTGCACAGCGCGACCAAGTACCTCGGCGGGCACGGCGACGTGATGGCGGGCGTGGTGGCCTGCGACGAGGAGTTCGCAGGGACGCTGCGCCGGATCCGCTTCGCGACCGGCGGCGTACTGCACCCGCTGGCCGGCTATCTCCTGCTGCGCGGCCTGTCGACCCTGCCCGTACGGGTGCGGGCGGCGTCCGCCAACGCCGCCGAACTGGCCCGCCGCCTCACCGCCGACCCACGCGTCGCCCGCGTCCATTACCCGCGCATCGGCGGCGCGATGATCGCCTTCGAGGTCCACGGCGACCCCCACGAGGTCACCGCCGCCGTCCGCCTCATCACCCCCGCCGTCAGCCTCGGCAGCGTCGACACCCTCATCCAGATCCCGGCCTCCCTCTCCCACCGCGCGGTGGGAGAGGAGGACAGGAAGGGGTCGGGCGTGAGCGACGGCTTGCTGAGGCTGTCGGTGGGGCTGGAGGATGTGGATGACCTCTGGGCGGACCTGGACGGCGCGCTAGCGCCATCCAGGGGCGCGGGGAACTGCGCGACCAGCCACGACGAATCCGCAGCGGCAGGCCGAACCGCAACCCCTACGGCGCTTCAGCCTTCCCGAACTCCGTGATTTCCACGGCACCCAGGGGCGTACTCAGCCGAGCAGTGACGACCAGCGTCCCCTCCTCGATCTGATAGTCGAGCGGCAGCTCAAGCCCCCGCATCGCCGCAACCATCCCCGTGTTGGACGCCTGCGTCACCGCGTACACGCTCTCGCACCCCGCCTCGACAGCCATCCCCACCAGCCGCCCCAACAACTCACTCCCGATACCCCGCCGTTGCCAGTCGTCCTCGACCAGCAGCGCGACCTCCGTCTCGTCCCCGTCCCACAACAGATGCCCGAGCCCGACGATCCGCCCCGACGCCGTCTGTACCGCGAGCGTCCGTCCGAAGCGCGGAGAGAGCAGGTGGTTGAGATACCGGTCGGCGTCACCGACCGGCCCGTGGTACCGCATGCCGAGCGTCCGCGCCGAGCACCGCTCGTGCATCTCCCGCGCCGCGTCCAGATCGCCGGTGTCCGCGCGCCGCACGGTGATCGCGTTGCCCTCGGGCAGCGTCAGCACGTCCTGGCTGCGCGGGATGCGCGGACCGAGTCGGGCGTCCAGCTCGACCAGCGCCCGCGCCCGGGCGAACTCGGTGGGCGTGAACGGCAGATACGCCCGCTCCACTGTGATCACTCCGCCTTCCGGCGCCCGCAGTCGCATGACCGTGTCCTCCAACGCCCCCTCCACCGGCACCGATTCCGGCTCGCGCCCCTTGCCGGCGACAACGTTGGCGGGCAGCGAACGGATGGTGCACCGGCCCAGCAACTGCCGTAGCGCCAGCGGCAGTTCCGCCGCGTCCAGGGCCGTGCGCGTGGCCAGGCCCAGGACGCGGGTCGGCGCGTCCACCAGGTCGTGGGCGTCGGCCCGCTCGATCCAGGTGCCCGAACCGCCGGCCGACGCCACCGCCCGGGTGATCTCGGACGCCGCGACCTCGGCCGGTGCCCGCAGCAGGAACTCGTCCACCGTGCCCTCGGCCAGCGGATGCGTCTGCAGGCTCAGGATGTCGACCCGCTGACCGGCCAGCGCCGTGCACAACACCGCCAGCGACCCCGGCGCGTCCTGCACCGTCGTCCGCATCCGCCACAGCGCGGCCGTCTCGACGACGGGGTCGGCCGTCGCGGACGACTGTGCGGGCTCGGACGGGGACGCTGCCCCGGTGCCCTCGGTAGGCCCGGCCTGCCGCGGTTCCGCGGTCGGCCGGGCGCCGGTATCGCCCGTCGGCGGCGCATGACCGTGGCGGCGTGACCACCACGTGTGGAACCCCGCCGTGGCGATCAGGGCCAGCGCGGAGATCGCCAGCAGCACCGGACCGTCGGGCCCGTGCCCCACCAGATCCGCCACGACGTCCGCCACCGCGACCGCCGTGAACAGCGCGGCCAGCTCCACCAGGTCCCGCCGCCAGTGGTGCACCGGACGCCCGTGCTTCGCGCGCGTCACGTCAAACATGTCTCGACTCATGCACCCACTGTGAAGGAAGGGTGTTGCGTGATCACGAACGCTCTGTGACCTACCGGTAAAAGCGTGGTTCTGTACCTTTTGCCGTTCTTTTGGTGAATGCCGTGCACCGGAGGTCAGCCCTGCCGCCCTACGTCATGCGGCCACCTCCACCACCAGCGCACTGCGCAGCCGACGTGCCTGCGTGACCAGCCGGGACGAGCCGCTCCGGGCCGCGGTCTGCGCCAGATACGGCACTTCACCCCGCGCCCCCGACCGCTCCGCGCACTCGGCGGCCACGGCCAGCAGGTCCCCGAGCCCCCGCGCGTGGGCGGGCTTGGCATCACCGTCGAGGTCGGCGAGCAACGCGGCCAGGGTGTGCCGGAGGATCCCCCAGATGGTCGCGTTCGCCCCGGTCGCCGCCCCTGTCCGCACCGACTCGGCGAGCCGCGACGGCTTCACGGCCCCGCTCCGCACCAACTCCCCGAGATCCCCACCGAGCCGGTCCACGTCCAACTGCCCCCGCGCCGCGAGCACCAGCAACCCGTCTACGGCGGCGAGCCGGTCCTGGGGATGCCGCGCGCCGAGTCCGTACGCCAGACACAGGTGCGTGGCCTGACCCGCCACCCCCTCGGACTCGGCCAGCAGCGGGAGTACGGCTGCTGCGCCGCGGGTGTCGTCCAGCGCGGCGGTGGACACGTCCCGCACCAGCCGCGCCGCCACCAGTTCGCGACGCTCGGGGAGTATCGCGAGCCAGTGCCGCTGCACATCCTGGGTCCAGTGATAGCAGTACGAGCGGTCGCCGTAGGCAGTCACCGGCTGGCCCAGCGCGCGGAACTCCGCCGGGAAGTCCTCCTGAAGATCGAGGAGTTCACCCAACTCCACCACGACGCGGGCCCCGGCCGTCCGCCGCCTGCTCAGGGGCAGAGCGGGGCTCTCGGAGGTCAGCCAGCGCGCGAGCCGGGTGCCCTCCGCCGTGCCGAGCGTCTCCGCCCGCTCTGCGGCAGCGGCTGCCGCCGCCCGGTCCTCGCGGCGCACCCGCAGCAGCGCCTGCGCGAAGTCGGCCTCCGAGACCCGCGCGCCCAGGCGCCGGTACGCGTCCAGCCGGTCCACCAGCTCGCCCGGCTCCAGCAGCCCCGTGCTCCAGCTCGGCGTCGACAACAGGAACGGCAGCGGCTCCGCACGGAGCCGGTACGCCACCTCCCACACCCGGGCGTCGAAGGCCCGCGTCAGCGCGCTGTGCCCGCACTCCCGGCCCCGATGCCCGTGCTGCACCCCTTCGTGGAGTGTGACGGTGCGTACCTTGTCCAAGAGGGTGGCCAGCAGGAGATCGAGCCCGTACGACCCGCTGCCGAAGCTGTGGTGAACCCTGCCGAAATGGTCGTCCGCGCGCTGGACGTGCCCGGGCTCGTCACTGTCCCACCAACGGCGCGCGACCACCGGCCCCAACGCCTCCAGCAGCGCGTCGCGGTCCCGGTACGCATGACGGACGAGTCCGTCCAGCGCCCGCTCGAACGTCGCCACGTCCCCCTCAGTCGCCAGCAACACCCCCAGTTCCTCGGCGAGTTCGACCGCCGAATCGGGCGCCGGCGCGAGGCGCGCCGGCTCCGGTACGGGCGGGAGCATCTCCTCGTACACCATCGACGCCGCCGTCACCGGCGCCGCGCCCAGCGTCTCGACCGCGCGTGCGCGCAGGGCGGGGACCAACTGGTCGGCGGACGCGGCGAGTTCGCCCCGTACTTCGAGGGAGCCGACCTTCTTGAGGTGCCGCTCGACCAGCTTCAGCGCCCGCTCCTGTACGTCCGCGTCCTCGTGCCCGAAAGCCTGGGCGAGGGCGGGCAGTACCTCGTCGGCGGCCGACGCGTCCCGCGTCAACACCTTTCCCAACAGCACGAGTTGAGCCCGGACGAGCTTCTTCTCGGGCCGGAACAGTACGGCGTCCGACATCTCCGCCAGCCGGCGCGGCGTCAACTCCCCGTCCAGGGCCAGGGAAGTGAGCACCGACTGGGCATGCGAGGCCACAGTGGGTACCGCGTCCGAGGCCAGCGCCAGCCAGTCGGCGATCCGCTCCCGCTCCTCCTCGCGGGTCAGGGCGAGAGCCTTCAACCCGCGCAGGAACACCCGGTTGTCGAGGGTCGTACCGCCCCGCAGCAGTCGGGCCACGCACGCGTCCACCGTGCGCCTCCGGTCCAGGACGCCTTCGGCGGTGAGCTGGGCGAGCGCGTCGACCCAACTGTTCGGCCCCTCGGCCGAGGTCCACTCCAGCGGGCTGCCGATGTCCTCCGTCTCGAAGACCGCCCGCACCAGCTCCGCGAGATGCGGATCCATGCGCAGCCGGTCGAGCAGGGTGTTCCCGAGCTGCCGCAGGTTGCCGATGTGCTCCACCCAGCCCCGCACATAGGCGTCCGTCGTCGGCACCGGACAGCCGGAGAGCCGTACCAGACCGGCCATCAGCTCGTACGGCACGTCGGCGGAGGCCGGGCGCCCGGCGAGGCGGTGCGTCACGTCGGCGAGCCAGGCGGTGTCGCGGTCGCCCAGGATGTGGATCAGCAGCGCCGGGGACGACCGCGACCAGCGCATGTCGGCGGCGGCGATCCAGGTCGCCACGGCCGCCGCCCCCGTCTCGCAGGCGGCGCCGGCCGCGTGCAGGGCCGGATAGGCGCGGCGGGCCGGCATCTCCCACGGTGCCTTGCGCAGCTCCTTGCGGAGTTCCTTCAACTCCGGGAGAAACAGCCGCCGTTCGGCGTCCGTCAACCCGTCCAGCAGGCCCACCGCCTCGGCCGTCCGGCCCGCCCGCACCGCTTCCATCAGCGAACTCATCGCACACCCCCGTCGACCCGCACCATGGTCTGATCCACGTTCCGGTCCGCATCCTGGACCGTGTCCCGCTCCGTCGCGGCGCCCCGCCGCACCATCCGTACCGCCAGCGCGTGCTTGCACGGCCCGCGCCCGCCCCGGTACTTCGCCCACCACACGCAGCTGCAACTCAGCACCCCCGCCTCGTCCCGCACCCGGTGCACATGACCGTCCTCGGCGGTCACCGTCCCGAGCGCGCCCTCCAGGGTCACCGCCCCCGCGGCCACCAGCACGCGGGCCGAACGCAACCGGGGATTGTGACGCTCCACGCGCTGGGCGTCGTAGGGCAGTTCACGGTGGAAGTAGGCGGCCTCCGCCGTGTCGTAGCCGACGCGCCCCGAGGTGCCCAGCCGGGTCAGGGCGGCGCGGACCCGCTCGGGCGTGAGCCCCGAGGAGGCGGCCATGTCGGCGATGTCGATGCGGGGCTCCCAGGCCAGCAGCACGGAGATCAACTCCGCGTCCTCGCCCGCCTCGTCGGCCGCGAGCGCGTCCAGGACCCCGCCCTCGCCGGAGAATCCGCGCGACGCGTCCGGCGACAGTGTGAGGGTGAGCCGCATGCCCGGCAGGACGGCCTCCCACGCACCGGCCGTCGCCGAGGCGCCGATGATCGAGGGGCCGTAGATCCGCAGGGCCGTCGCGTGGCGCAGGACGCGCTGGAGTGCGATCAGGCGCTCCGGGCCCGGGAGGCAGACCGCGCCCGGTACGGGGCGGGTGGTCGGGCGCAGGCCGCGTCCCGCCGGTACGACCCAGCGCGGGCCGCTCGTGGTGCCGCGCGCGCCGCCCTTCGGGAGCGAGCGCAGGAACCTGACCGCCTCCGCCGCGGGCAACTCGGCCCGCAGGTCGAAGCCGGCCGCTGTCACCTGGGCCTCCGCGAAGCCGCGCAGCCATCGGTCCGGGAGCGGCACCTTCTTCTCCACGACCGGGCCGTCCAGCGTGGTCACGGCCAACTCCTCGGGGCCGACCCGGAGATGGAGCGGATCGTCCGTGCCGATCCGGGAGAGGGCCTCGCGCAGCGGGTTGTTGACGTCGACGTTCGTCGTGCCGTGTCCCACCTCGTCGCCGTCGAGTCCGGGGCCGAGGACGTCCAGCCGCGCGTACACCCCGCCGCAGCCGGAGAAGGACTCGAAGCGCAGCCGGTCGCCGCCCGCCGTCACCACCGGGTCCAGCGAGGAGGGCAGTTGGCGCTGGTAGTACCGCGTGGCCGCCACGTCGGCCACCGCCAGCAACGCCGCCGACGCAACCTGAGGCGAGGTCAGGAAGCCCGCGAAGAAGCGCGGATGGTCGGTGACACCCGAAGGAGTCGCACCCCGTGAGGTCTCAAGGCCGAGGCGCCGCTCACCCGCCGACGACTCCAGCACAGAGGGTCGGCGATAGGTCACGGCCTGCAAAGATCGCGTCATGCAAAAACCGTAGAGGCCGCCACTGACAATCGCTCTGACCTGCGAAAACATCCATTCCGGCAGGGAGTTGGCAGGCGTCGGCGCGCGCCGCGCACCGGGGGATGACGCCGGTGCGCGGCTCAGGTACGAGGGTAGTGGAGTTACTGGCCGACCCGTCCCGGCTGGAGGGTCTTGGTGAACAGCACGGTGCCGTCTTGCTCGCGCAGACGCACCGTCAACTCCCCGCTGTGGCCGTCGATGTCGACCTCGCCGAAGAACTGGTAGCCCTCGGCCGGCGACACGTTCTGCGCGGTCGGCGCCTTCACGAACACCCGCTCAGGACCGAAGGTGTTGTCGAGGTCGCTGGCCGGGAAGGCGCCCGCGTTGAGCGGACCGGAGACGAACTCCCAGAACGGCTCGAAGTCGGTGAACGCGGCCCGCGAGGGCTGGTAGTGCTGGGCGGAGGTGTGGTGCACGTCGGCCGTCAGCCACACGGTGCCGGTGATCCGCCGGTGCTTGATGTACCGCAGCAGCTCGGCGATCTGCAGCTCACGCCCCAGCGGCGCGCCCGGGTCGCCCTGCGCGACCGCCTCGATGTTCGGCTTGCCCTCGGTGGCGTCGGGCACGACCAGACCCAGCGGCATGTCGGCGGCGATCACCTTCCACACCGCACGCGAACGCGACAACTCCCGCTTGAGCCACTCCAGTTGCTCCCGGCCGAGGATGCCCTGCGGGTCCACGGTCTGTTTGTCGGGCGAGTTGGCGTTGCGATAGGTCCGCATGTCCAGGACGAACACGTCGAGCAGCGGACCGTGCCGCATCACCCGCTGGACGCGCCCCTCCTCGGCGCCCGGCCGCAGCGTCGAGATCGGGAAGTACTCGCTGAACGCACGCCGGGCGCGCACCGCCATGACGTCGACGTTCTTCTCCGTGTAGCGGGTGTCGGAGGCGGCGATCACCTCACCCGGGTACCAGTTGTTGCGCACCTCGTGGTCGTCCCACTGGATGATCGACGGGACCTGGGCGTTGAACCGCTTGAGGTTCTCGTCGAGCAGGTTGTAGCGGAAGTTCCCGCGGAACTCGGCCAGGGTCTCGGCGACCTTGGACTTCTCCTCCGTGGTGACGTTCCTGTAGAGGCTGCCGTCGGGCAGCGCCTGGGTCGCCGTGATCGGACCGTCGGCGTAGATGTTGTCGCCGCTGCACAGGAAGAAGTCCGGGTCGAGCTTGCCCATGGCGTCGTAGATCCGGTAGCCGCCGAGATCGGGGTTGATGCCCCAGCCCTGCCCCGCCAGGTCGCCGGACCACAGGAAACGCACACCGCGCCGCCTGGTCGGCACCGTGCGGAACGTGCCGGCGACCGGCTCGCCCGTACGACGCGGGTCGTCGGGGTCGGCGAGCAGGACCCGGTAGTGGATCTGCTCCCCCGAGGGCAGCCCGCGCAGCCGGGTGGTGCCGGTGAAGTCCGTGCCGGCGCCGAGCAGCGGACCGTGCCAACGGTGCGGATCGCGGAACGACTCGGTGGCCGAGGTCTCCACGATCATCCGGGCCGGACGGTCCGAGCGCACCCACACGAGCCCGGAGTCCGAGGTCACGTCCCCCGCCTGCACACCCCAACCCGCTTTGGGACGCCCGGACAGGGCGAAGGCCGGGGCGGCGCCGAGGGCGGCGGGCACGGTGAGGGCCGCCGACGCGGCCAGGGAGCCGCGCAGAACGGTACGGCGGGCGGGGAACGGACGATGTGACATGGGGTTGCGCCTCCACGGACGGGATGCGGTCAGGGTGCACTGCCACAACTACTGGTGCGCCACAGCGCACACGCAAACCAGGGGTGAACAACGGAACGCGGTGACATGGGGGCCCGCATGCGACACCAGAGACTCCCTACGGGCGTACGGCGCCGGCCATCAGACCCACACCCGCACGAATCCGCCCGGGAGACAGCTGCGCGTACCCCAGGACCAGCCGAACGACGGCGTTGTCGACGCGCGCGTGTGCGTAGGCGCTGAGCGGGCGTACCGCGACACCGGCGGCGGCCGCGCGTTCCAGGAAGTCCTCCTGAGGGCCGTACTTCTCCGGCAGTTCGGCGATGACGTGCAGCCCCGCCGCGATCCCGGTCACCCGCGCTCCGGGGAAGTGCTCCTCCAGGGCGGCGACGAGGGCGTCGCGTCGCTGCCGGTAGGCACGCTGGCAGCGGCGCAACTGGCGGTCGTAGTCGCCGCGTTCCAGGAAGCGGGCGAACAGTGCCTGGTCGAGAGTCGGGTGGCCGAGGTCCATGGTGCGCTTGCGCTCGACGACCTCGTCGGCCAGCGACTCGGGCACCAGCAGCCAGCCGAGCCGCAGCCCCGGGGCGAGGGACTTGCTGACCGAGCCCGCGTAGGCGACGTGCTCCGGGTCGAGTCCCTGGAGCGCGCCTACGGGAGCTCGGTCGTAGCGGAAGTCGCCGTCGTAGTCGTCCTCGAAGACCAGACCGTCCACCGACCGCGCCCAGTCGAGGAGTTGGGCCCGTCGCCGCGCGGAGTACGCGATGCCCGTGGGGAACTGATGGGCGGGCGTGGTCACGACGACCCGTACGCCCGACGCCCGTAGCGGCCCGACCGCGAGACCCTCCTCGTCCAGGGGCAGCGGTACGGTGCCGACGCCCGCCGAGGCGTACAGGGCGCCGTGCTGGGGACTGCCCGGGTCCTCTACGCCGACGGTGCGTGTCCCGCGCGCGTGGAGCACGAATCCGAGCAGCGCCGTCGCCTGCGCCACTCCGGAGACCACGACGAGCCGCTCCGGGTCGGCGACCACACCCCGGCGGCGCGCGAGGAGTTCCGCAAGAGCCGTACGCAAGCGGGGCAGGCCGCGCGGATCGGCCCCTGGGACCGCGATTGCTGTCGGCCACCGTGTGCGGGCTCGCGGCGATCGAGGCGGCGACGGTCGGGCTGGTCCTCGACGGGACCGCCTGGCTGCGGCGCCCCGACGGCACCGAGGCCGCCGCGCTGCTGTGGCAGGCGGCGGTCGTCACGGTCGTCGGCTTCGTGTGCTGGTACATGGGCATGCAGCGGATCGGTGCGGAGCGCGCCACGCTCTTCTCCGGCCTCATCCCGGTCGCCGCCGCCGCTACCGCGCCGCTCGTCGGAACGGGCTCCTACGGGGCCGCACAGGCCGCCGGGAGTGCCCTCGTCGGCGCAGGAGTCGCCCTGGGATCGGGCGTGTTGGGGCTGTTCCCGCGCCGGTCAGCGGCTGCCGTCGAGGATGACGCGCGCGACCAGGGCCGGGTCGTCGTTCATCGGGCAGTGCCCGCAGCCGGGCAGCCGCACCAGCCGGGAGCGGGGGATCAACCGCTTGGCGCGGACGCCCTGGCGGCGCAGCAGCAACCTGTCCTGCGTGCCCCAGGCCACGGTCACCGGGATGCCCGGGATGTCGTCGGTGAACAGGACGCTCGTACCCGCCCGGAGCGTGTCGTCGAACCCGGGCGCGTTGACCAGCGCGAGCGTCTCGGCGACCACGGCCTCGGGTGAACGGCGGCCCGGGCGGGCGTAGATGGTGCTGGTGAGCGCGGTGCGGCCGGCCGTCGTGCGCGCCAGCTTCTCGACCAGCGGGAGCGGCATGCCGCGCGCGATCCGCCGCATGGTGAGCAGCACACCGAAGGCGTAGCGCCGCTCGGCCTGGGACCAGAACCCGGCGGGGGAGAGGGCGGTGACGGACCGTACGACCTTCTCGCGGCCCAGCTCCAGGGCCATCAGACCGCCGAGCGAGTTGCCCGCCGCATGCGGGCGGTCGAGCCCCAACGTCTCGCAGAAGGCCCGGAACACGGCGGCCGTCGTGGTCAGGTCGTACGCCAGCCCCTCCGGGAGCGCGGGCGAGGCGCCGAACCCGGGCAGGTCCACGGCGATCACGTCGCGTTCGGTCGCGAGGATGTCCACCACCGGGTCCCAGGCCTGCCGGTGATGACCTATGCCGTGCAGCAGGAGCAGCGGTTC from Streptomyces sp. NBC_01288 carries:
- a CDS encoding alkaline phosphatase D family protein, producing MSHRPFPARRTVLRGSLAASAALTVPAALGAAPAFALSGRPKAGWGVQAGDVTSDSGLVWVRSDRPARMIVETSATESFRDPHRWHGPLLGAGTDFTGTTRLRGLPSGEQIHYRVLLADPDDPRRTGEPVAGTFRTVPTRRRGVRFLWSGDLAGQGWGINPDLGGYRIYDAMGKLDPDFFLCSGDNIYADGPITATQALPDGSLYRNVTTEEKSKVAETLAEFRGNFRYNLLDENLKRFNAQVPSIIQWDDHEVRNNWYPGEVIAASDTRYTEKNVDVMAVRARRAFSEYFPISTLRPGAEEGRVQRVMRHGPLLDVFVLDMRTYRNANSPDKQTVDPQGILGREQLEWLKRELSRSRAVWKVIAADMPLGLVVPDATEGKPNIEAVAQGDPGAPLGRELQIAELLRYIKHRRITGTVWLTADVHHTSAQHYQPSRAAFTDFEPFWEFVSGPLNAGAFPASDLDNTFGPERVFVKAPTAQNVSPAEGYQFFGEVDIDGHSGELTVRLREQDGTVLFTKTLQPGRVGQ
- a CDS encoding alpha/beta fold hydrolase gives rise to the protein MSATVSFPVPTPQGPKTVTVSYARVGRGEPLLLLHGIGHHRQAWDPVVDILATERDVIAVDLPGFGASPALPEGLAYDLTTTAAVFRAFCETLGLDRPHAAGNSLGGLMALELGREKVVRSVTALSPAGFWSQAERRYAFGVLLTMRRIARGMPLPLVEKLARTTAGRTALTSTIYARPGRRSPEAVVAETLALVNAPGFDDTLRAGTSVLFTDDIPGIPVTVAWGTQDRLLLRRQGVRAKRLIPRSRLVRLPGCGHCPMNDDPALVARVILDGSR
- a CDS encoding SWIM zinc finger domain-containing protein; this encodes MTRSLQAVTYRRPSVLESSAGERRLGLETSRGATPSGVTDHPRFFAGFLTSPQVASAALLAVADVAATRYYQRQLPSSLDPVVTAGGDRLRFESFSGCGGVYARLDVLGPGLDGDEVGHGTTNVDVNNPLREALSRIGTDDPLHLRVGPEELAVTTLDGPVVEKKVPLPDRWLRGFAEAQVTAAGFDLRAELPAAEAVRFLRSLPKGGARGTTSGPRWVVPAGRGLRPTTRPVPGAVCLPGPERLIALQRVLRHATALRIYGPSIIGASATAGAWEAVLPGMRLTLTLSPDASRGFSGEGGVLDALAADEAGEDAELISVLLAWEPRIDIADMAASSGLTPERVRAALTRLGTSGRVGYDTAEAAYFHRELPYDAQRVERHNPRLRSARVLVAAGAVTLEGALGTVTAEDGHVHRVRDEAGVLSCSCVWWAKYRGGRGPCKHALAVRMVRRGAATERDTVQDADRNVDQTMVRVDGGVR